Proteins found in one Microscilla marina ATCC 23134 genomic segment:
- a CDS encoding ATP-binding cassette domain-containing protein, whose product MLKILTGKDGSNGGEVVFHKDVHVGFLDQNPDFGSAETIIEAVLNSNNPVIQAIKTYEEALQNPNNAQKMEEGLAQMDTHKAWDYELKIKQILSKLRVDDLEKRIDTLSGGQKKRVALAKVLIDEPDFLILDEPTNHLDLDMIEWLENYLSASQLTLLMVTHDRYFLDRICTEIIELDRQTLFRFKGNYEYYLEKKAELTQQASSEVEKAQNLMRKELDWVRRQPKARGTKAKYRLDAFDELKKKANSGVYQKEANMGVKMSRMGKKFLK is encoded by the coding sequence TTGCTGAAAATATTGACCGGAAAAGATGGCAGCAACGGTGGTGAGGTAGTGTTTCATAAAGATGTACACGTGGGTTTTTTAGACCAAAACCCTGATTTTGGCAGTGCCGAAACCATCATCGAGGCAGTGCTCAACTCTAACAACCCCGTAATTCAAGCCATTAAAACATACGAAGAAGCCTTGCAAAACCCCAACAACGCCCAGAAAATGGAAGAAGGGCTGGCACAAATGGATACCCACAAGGCTTGGGACTACGAGCTTAAGATCAAGCAAATATTGTCTAAGCTAAGGGTAGACGACCTGGAAAAACGCATAGATACCTTGTCGGGGGGACAAAAAAAACGGGTAGCACTTGCCAAAGTATTGATTGACGAACCCGATTTTTTAATTTTAGATGAGCCTACCAACCATTTAGACCTAGACATGATCGAGTGGTTGGAAAACTACTTATCTGCTTCGCAACTCACCCTATTGATGGTGACTCACGACCGTTATTTCTTAGACCGGATATGTACCGAAATCATTGAACTTGACCGCCAAACCTTGTTTCGCTTTAAGGGCAATTATGAATACTACCTTGAGAAAAAAGCGGAGCTTACCCAACAGGCTTCCTCAGAGGTAGAAAAAGCCCAAAACCTGATGCGCAAGGAACTGGACTGGGTACGTCGCCAACCCAAAGCAAGGGGTACCAAGGCCAAGTATCGCCTGGATGCCTTTGATGAACTAAAGAAAAAAGCCAACAGTGGGGTTTACCAAAAAGAGGCCAATATGGGGGTAAAAATGAGCCGCATGGGTAAAAAATTCTTGAAATAG